A window of the Eriocheir sinensis breed Jianghai 21 unplaced genomic scaffold, ASM2467909v1 Scaffold45, whole genome shotgun sequence genome harbors these coding sequences:
- the LOC126992355 gene encoding uncharacterized protein LOC126992355 isoform X2, protein MMLRFLTILLSLGSLLATTPIHLKPGALTAHIGEVFLIEDVLLVKYPYTSLTNTTDTIRIVSEKLLGMADAIRATKTRESKAPSSTNSLTLFQLLEDRILFLRGKVDEVNMDYSFHSVHSRVKRGLLNIVGSASKFLFGTATDEDVRDLRDHYAHVLSFAARNRRVINANCRKLAQLHTNIAVLLEQTNKMVEVINIVVKQIDQVNQFLLLDQALHVLENVITSVATALDTSPSLVLIAKDFALYSTGSYSLLQYCKETVFGRFYCSASLFAFLPVRGGVCEIALTRVNASDALSLCPYKQLTPTPVFHKNFQGLHYFYFPQSFYVSVICPEGTTYQRVTGHYAIAEACYIRSTNITTYPSRIRLVFTANISHRVFPLRSLDDIHFSSISYVTNSLNSLSFANKTEFAETLEETLPDYLHLPYLYPGFFVPMFLMFVSLVVMCYLIRRNSVLHDYLVVQTRRLDAGRPLAR, encoded by the coding sequence atgatgttgcgttttctgaccatcttattgtccctcggctccctgcttgcaacaacacccatccacctgaagcctggtgccctcacggcacacataggagaggtcttcctcatagaagatgtgctcctcgtaaaatatccatatacttccttgaccaacaccacggacacaatcaggatagtctcagaaaaactactcggcatggcagacgccatccgggctaccaagactagggaatcaaaggcaccttctagtaccaactctctgactctttttcaactactggaggataggattctgttcttacggggaaaagttgatgaggtaaacatggattatagttttcactcagttcactctcgggtaaagagggggttgctcaacatcgttgggtccgcctcaaagttccttttcggtacggctaccgacgaggacgttcgcgatttgcgggaccactacgctcatgtactttcctttgctgctcgaaatcgcagggtgatcaatgccaattgtaggaaacttgcgcaattgcatactaacattgcggtcctgctagagcagacaaataagatggtagaggttatcaacatagttgtcaaacagatcgaccaggtgaatcagtttctcctcctagatcaggccttgcatgtattggaaaacgtcattacctccgtcgcaacggccctggacacgtccccgtctcttgttctaatcgcgaaggatttcgctctgtattcaacgggtagctactcactcttgcagtattgcaaggagacggtcttcgggcgattctattgttctgcgtctctctttgccttccttccagttcggggaggggtatgcgagatcgccctcacccgcgtgaacgcgtctgacgctctttccctgtgcccttacaagcagctaacaccaacgcctgttttccataagaactttcagggtctgcattatttttatttccctcagtccttctatgtatcggtcatctgcccggagggtaccacttatcaacgggttactggtcactatgccatagcggaagcatgctatatccgctccactaacataacaacgtacccgtcccggattcgtctggttttcacggccaatatttcccatcgagtgtttcctctacggtctctcgatgacattcatttctccagcatctcgtatgtgactaattcccttaattcattgtctttcgcgaacaaaacagagtttgcggaaaccctggaggaaacgctgcctgattatttgcatctcccctacctgtaccctggattttttgtaccaatgtttctgatgttcgtcagtctcgtcgtcatgtgctaccttattaggagaaactctgtcctgcacgattatttggttgtgcagacacggcgactggatgccgggaggccactggcaaggtag
- the LOC126992355 gene encoding uncharacterized protein LOC126992355 isoform X1, giving the protein MFRHSLFINYRPQTSFTPGFVCILTTHSRFKDTLTGIPSHRPQYYRLKIMMLRFLTILLSLGSLLATTPIHLKPGALTAHIGEVFLIEDVLLVKYPYTSLTNTTDTIRIVSEKLLGMADAIRATKTRESKAPSSTNSLTLFQLLEDRILFLRGKVDEVNMDYSFHSVHSRVKRGLLNIVGSASKFLFGTATDEDVRDLRDHYAHVLSFAARNRRVINANCRKLAQLHTNIAVLLEQTNKMVEVINIVVKQIDQVNQFLLLDQALHVLENVITSVATALDTSPSLVLIAKDFALYSTGSYSLLQYCKETVFGRFYCSASLFAFLPVRGGVCEIALTRVNASDALSLCPYKQLTPTPVFHKNFQGLHYFYFPQSFYVSVICPEGTTYQRVTGHYAIAEACYIRSTNITTYPSRIRLVFTANISHRVFPLRSLDDIHFSSISYVTNSLNSLSFANKTEFAETLEETLPDYLHLPYLYPGFFVPMFLMFVSLVVMCYLIRRNSVLHDYLVVQTRRLDAGRPLAR; this is encoded by the coding sequence atcatgatgttgcgttttctgaccatcttattgtccctcggctccctgcttgcaacaacacccatccacctgaagcctggtgccctcacggcacacataggagaggtcttcctcatagaagatgtgctcctcgtaaaatatccatatacttccttgaccaacaccacggacacaatcaggatagtctcagaaaaactactcggcatggcagacgccatccgggctaccaagactagggaatcaaaggcaccttctagtaccaactctctgactctttttcaactactggaggataggattctgttcttacggggaaaagttgatgaggtaaacatggattatagttttcactcagttcactctcgggtaaagagggggttgctcaacatcgttgggtccgcctcaaagttccttttcggtacggctaccgacgaggacgttcgcgatttgcgggaccactacgctcatgtactttcctttgctgctcgaaatcgcagggtgatcaatgccaattgtaggaaacttgcgcaattgcatactaacattgcggtcctgctagagcagacaaataagatggtagaggttatcaacatagttgtcaaacagatcgaccaggtgaatcagtttctcctcctagatcaggccttgcatgtattggaaaacgtcattacctccgtcgcaacggccctggacacgtccccgtctcttgttctaatcgcgaaggatttcgctctgtattcaacgggtagctactcactcttgcagtattgcaaggagacggtcttcgggcgattctattgttctgcgtctctctttgccttccttccagttcggggaggggtatgcgagatcgccctcacccgcgtgaacgcgtctgacgctctttccctgtgcccttacaagcagctaacaccaacgcctgttttccataagaactttcagggtctgcattatttttatttccctcagtccttctatgtatcggtcatctgcccggagggtaccacttatcaacgggttactggtcactatgccatagcggaagcatgctatatccgctccactaacataacaacgtacccgtcccggattcgtctggttttcacggccaatatttcccatcgagtgtttcctctacggtctctcgatgacattcatttctccagcatctcgtatgtgactaattcccttaattcattgtctttcgcgaacaaaacagagtttgcggaaaccctggaggaaacgctgcctgattatttgcatctcccctacctgtaccctggattttttgtaccaatgtttctgatgttcgtcagtctcgtcgtcatgtgctaccttattaggagaaactctgtcctgcacgattatttggttgtgcagacacggcgactggatgccgggaggccactggcaaggtag